The DNA sequence CTTCATCTAATACTTGTAACGGCTTTAAGGCAAAGGCTGTTAGAGAAAAGCTATTAGTCAGCAACATGACGTAACAGCAGCCAAATCCGCTTACGAATATTTGCCACCCTGACCTGCCAGCGATAGTTGGGTTTATCGGCCACATAGGGGTAACGTAGCTGCAGGTCATTAATCTTTTCATAAATCGCAATCACAAGCGCCTCGGTTGACTTACCGGCCCACGGCGCTAAATCACTGCCTTTAAGTGAAGGGTAGGCGGTAATTTTCGAGGCTTTCAACTTATTAAAATTAAAGCCCTGTTTAGCCAAGCGCTGATACTCCTGCACCGACAACTTATCTATCACCTTGGCGAGCGGCACAGCATCTTTCGCCACCATATCAAGATACAATAAATTGTTTTTTAGCTCGCCTACCAGCGCACGCGAGTCGCCTTTCGACTGGCTCAGCCAGCGACTAATGGCCTTCATCGCTTGGCCACCTGAAGCCAAAGCCTTTAATGCTGTGGGTATTGAAACATCCATTACCTTACTTACACGTTATTTTGTTATGCACTTTTATCATTCACTTTTATCAGGCACTTCAGTCAAGCTAGATTTCATGCCATCATCAACGACGGCTATTGTAACGGCATTTACACAGGCTCAGCCATGCCATTCTCGCTATTCTTGCGTTTGCGGCGCGTCGGCGGTTGCAATCCAAGCCGCGCAGAACAGTATCAGACGTGAAAATAAGTAAAAGAAGGCCATTAAACCAATAATCGAGCCAAAAGCAGCCCCCGATGGCGAGCTGGCAAGCCGCGGCAATAAAAATGTCATGGCAAACTTAATCAGCTCAAACCCTATCGCCGCTAACAGCGTGCCTTTGCATAAGGCCCAGCGATCAAATTTACGTCTTGGCAAGACCCAAAAAATCCACAAAAACATTAAAAAATTGGCCGCTAAAGAGATACTTAAAGCGATTAGCGTCAAAGCCGGCGCCAGCCAAGCAATCTCTGCCAGCCCCAATGCGTCTACCACAAGAGCCTGAGCTGAGCCTGCCACCGAAGTCAGCATCACTGTTAAAATTAACGCCGCTATCAATCCTGACAAGGCGATCAGATCTTTCACGCTTTGCCGCAGCCATGGCTCTTTATCACCCGCCTGCCGCGACCAGCTATCGCGTGTTTGCGCGCGTACCGCCTGACGCAAGTTAGCCATCCAGCTCACACCCGAATATGCAGCAATAGCCAAGCCACTCAAACCCACTGTAGTGCGCTGATCCACGGCGGTTTGCACGGCATTTTTAAAGGTGTCGGCCAGATGCGGATCGGTTACACTTTGCGCAATCGTATCAATCAGCTGTGTCAGCAGCGCTTCATTGGCAGCCAACACAAAGCCTGCAGCCGCAAACAATACCATTAAAATAGGAATCAGCGATAAAAACGAAAAATAGGTGATTGCAGCACCAAATTGACTGCCCATGCGATCATCAAAGCGCGCAACAGCGCGCAGTAAGTGTTGAAATGTTGGCAGCGTCTGCAGCTGCCGTATCATCGAAGTTACCATAGACCTACGCCAAAACCATAAGTAATCAGCTTACACTATATTCGCGCCGCTTGTGGAGACGAAAATCAAGCTCAGTCAATCGTTCTACTGCAAGCACAATCACTAAAAAGGCATCACTTAAGGGGCCATAAAAGGTATCACTCAAGTCTATGCTGCGAAATACCCAATGCTTACAGCTCTAAAGCCAGCGCTGATCAATAACAATATGCCCGCTCAGATAAGGCACCGCACAGCCTGATATTAGCACCCGCTGATCACGCAGCTCACAATATACTTTACCACCACGCGTCGATATTTGCTTAGCACTGAGAGTATGCTTGGCTAACACACTTGCCCAATACGGTGCTAGCTGGGTAAATGCAGAACCGGTGACCGAGTCTTCGTCTATCGCCGCTTTCGGTGCAAAAAAACGCAGTACAAAATCATAGTCCTCAGCAGGCGCCGTCACAATCACACCACGCTGCGGTAGCTGGCGCAAATAATCATGCTGTGGCTGAAGGCTGGCTAACTGCTGTTCGCTATCGAGTACCACTAAAAAGTCCTCACCCACAAAACACTGACTCGGTGAAACACCCAAACCCAAGCATAGCGGCTCAGGGGCATCGCATGGCTGTAATGGCTGCACCGGAAAATCCAAGCTAAAGCGTTCACCGTGTCGGCTGACGACCAACTCGCCCGACAGTGATTGAAAACGTATCTGCTCACCCGCATAGTTTAAATAGTGGAATAACACATACGCTGCCGCAAGCGTGGCGTGACCACAGAGCTTCACTTCACAATTTGGGGTAAACCAGCGAATCGCTACGCTGTCAGCCTCAACCAGCACAAACGCGGTTTCAGCAAGATTATTTTCTTCTGCAATAGCCTGCAGCGTTGCATCGGGCAGCCAATAGTCTAGCGGTATAACTGCCGCAGGGTTGCCCTCAAACGCTTGCTCAGCAAACGCATCAACTTGATATATCGCCAGCTGCATAAAAATCTTGAACGTTAATCAGTTTCACATTTATAAACTGCATCTTAATAATACGCTTCTTAATAAACAGACTTGTAGCCTGAGCATGGTGGTTTATGCAGTAGCAGCTAACACAGTTTGGTGCACCGTCGCGATAGCGCAGAGCTGACCTTGTTGATTTTCAAAGCGTACCTCAACATCAACAAACTTATCTGCTTTATGAGTCACTGTCGCCGTAATCAACACCATACCCGCCTTAACCGGCTTTTTATAATCAATCTCAAGCTTATGGGTTGCAAACAGATCATCATCTGCAATGGTCGTTAACATGGCGGTGCCCGCCGCATAATCCGCCAGCGCTGAAAGATAGCCGCCAAATACCATACCGCCTCCTTGATACACATCTTCACTGGCCTGCCATTCGATGCTTATCGAATTATCTTGCCATGCGGTGATTGGCGGTAAAGATAAAAAGTGTATATGCGGCGGCATCATATGTGGTAATACATTTCCTGATACCGCGGCGTTTAGCGCTTGTTTCCATTTAGTCATATTGCATCCTTGTTTATGTATAATCAATTTTTATCAAAGTAAAACCGTTAGCATTCAACACTTGCGTGTTGCCTACTGGCTTTCACTGTCATGGGTTTTTAGAAATTCTATGGCCGCATCTTTCTCTTCAAGTGGAAAGCATTTGATATCAATATTTTTGAAAATTTTATCTTCAATACTGAGTATCTTTTTAAACCATTGTGTATCGGTTAATAGCGCATACTTTGAAATATTCGATGTGCCTACATCAAATAGGTATTTTAACTCTTCAATAATTGCAGCAACTTCCACTCCTTTGAAATGATTCAGTTGCACGAAAAATACAATATGCTCATGCGCTTCAGCTTTGGCGCGAGCTTGATTGAGAGCTAATGCCATATCACTTTCTGTAATCTTGCTTGATATGGATATAGCAATTGCATTGTCGATGCCGATTTCTAAAAATTCCATCATTTTTCTGTCCTTGTAATAGATTAAACTGCATAACACCTGCTGCGGATGCGTTCACGAAAAAGACTTACCGTGTTGCTTCTATGCCTTTTGTTTCTGATACGAGTTTTGAAAGCCTTATATTATCAACCCCCATCGGGGCATCAAACCACAGCTCATCTATATCAGAGCATGAATCACTTAGATCGAAAGTTTGAAACTTATCATTGGAATCCGTGATAACGCCATCAAGTGTTATATCTACAAAATTTTGCATACCATCTTTAACGCAGGTAATTACTAAAGTTTGCTCATATGCGAATACAGTGCTGTATTCAGCTATATCCATTGAATAGACAGTGAATTTTTGATTGTTAGCCGCAGATAAGCTTGAACCAATGCCAGCATAAGCTAAATTAAGCCAAACATTATTTGTATCGTCTAGGTTTGCAATAGCAAAGCCGCAGTTTTGCGCTGGCGAAAATAAGTAACCCTCCCTTGTAAAAGGGGCATTTTCACAACGACTACCCCCTGGCAAGGTCGCTGGCGAAAAGTCGATAGTGACTATGTCATCGTCAGTGACTTCTTCGTCAATAATTTCCTCTTCCGTGATCTCTTCAGACATGATGATGTAAGAGAAGCCACGAATCTCGCTGCCATTTTTATCAAAACGAATGGAAATTCTTGGGTTACGTCTTTGATCGGCAGTCAAATATTCGGCAAGCTCAAAACAGTATGCCTCTTTATCTTCGCTAGCGTTTATCCACTGTGAGGTAAACACTGAATTATCCTCAGAAGTGACGATAAATTGAATTTTACTGCCATCGGGTGTGGTAAATTTATTGTTCGTTACCCGCACATTATTAACCTGTCCTATGGAGGATACTGGCCAATAATCTGCGAGTCTGAACGCCTCTTGTGCATCTAAGGAAGCGACACTAGAACTGGCACCAACCCCTATAGCATTTTCTAGAGCAGGATCTGAGAGTCGGCAGTTACTCTCAAGCGCCTCTTCAGTAACTACATCTAGATCTTCAATCTCTGGTACGCAGCCAGACATAAGCGTCAACAAACAGGGTAAAAATAATATAGCGTGTTTCTTCAATGAAAACATGAGCCCATCCTTAGTGTCTATTTTCAAAATTATTATGCGATCTATAGCTTTTAGGATTAAAACAAATAGCACGACTAATGACAATTTTCTGGCTTGACCAGCTTAGAAATAGGGTAGAAAAATAGGCATCGAAATGGCGCGTGAGCCTAAATGCATCTATGTTTAAGCTGATATCTCACATCTAGATTCAGTTTTTAGTGCAAAAAAAGGAGATTTTTCCATGAGTGAACCCATCATCAAAATGGATGCCGAGGGCAAGGCCTCGGTGATTAGCTACAACGTACCCGAGCCCACTTCATATTCAGGGCGCAATATTATTGAGCTTGAATTTGACGATGATATTTTTAACCAGGCCGCAAAACAAATTCCCGCTGGACGAAAAACACCACCCAGTGCCGAGGCACTCAATACCGCCCTAGATAATGCCCGCGAGTTTGGTGTGATTGATACCAGGGTATTGCCGAATATCGGGCATATTGGTATACG is a window from the Pseudomonadales bacterium genome containing:
- the yhjD gene encoding inner membrane protein YhjD translates to MVTSMIRQLQTLPTFQHLLRAVARFDDRMGSQFGAAITYFSFLSLIPILMVLFAAAGFVLAANEALLTQLIDTIAQSVTDPHLADTFKNAVQTAVDQRTTVGLSGLAIAAYSGVSWMANLRQAVRAQTRDSWSRQAGDKEPWLRQSVKDLIALSGLIAALILTVMLTSVAGSAQALVVDALGLAEIAWLAPALTLIALSISLAANFLMFLWIFWVLPRRKFDRWALCKGTLLAAIGFELIKFAMTFLLPRLASSPSGAAFGSIIGLMAFFYLFSRLILFCAAWIATADAPQTQE
- a CDS encoding PhzF family phenazine biosynthesis protein, translated to MQLAIYQVDAFAEQAFEGNPAAVIPLDYWLPDATLQAIAEENNLAETAFVLVEADSVAIRWFTPNCEVKLCGHATLAAAYVLFHYLNYAGEQIRFQSLSGELVVSRHGERFSLDFPVQPLQPCDAPEPLCLGLGVSPSQCFVGEDFLVVLDSEQQLASLQPQHDYLRQLPQRGVIVTAPAEDYDFVLRFFAPKAAIDEDSVTGSAFTQLAPYWASVLAKHTLSAKQISTRGGKVYCELRDQRVLISGCAVPYLSGHIVIDQRWL
- a CDS encoding PaaI family thioesterase; its protein translation is MTKWKQALNAAVSGNVLPHMMPPHIHFLSLPPITAWQDNSISIEWQASEDVYQGGGMVFGGYLSALADYAAGTAMLTTIADDDLFATHKLEIDYKKPVKAGMVLITATVTHKADKFVDVEVRFENQQGQLCAIATVHQTVLAATA
- a CDS encoding STAS/SEC14 domain-containing protein — protein: MMEFLEIGIDNAIAISISSKITESDMALALNQARAKAEAHEHIVFFVQLNHFKGVEVAAIIEELKYLFDVGTSNISKYALLTDTQWFKKILSIEDKIFKNIDIKCFPLEEKDAAIEFLKTHDSESQ